The following nucleotide sequence is from Thermoanaerobaculia bacterium.
AGCCCCGCGCCGCCAGGAGAATCCGGCCTCGTTGGATCGCTGTCGGAACCGGACGAGCGCTCCGGCCTCCGTCAGCGCCGACCGCTCAGCACTCGCGCGGGGAGGAAGAAGAGCGCCCGGAGGAAGGCGAGCACGCCTTCGACCGCGACCCCGACGATCCGGAAGGGGAGGAGCAGCAGCCAGACGAACGGATAGAGGACGAGCGCCAGGAGCGCCACGGGCCAGCAGACCACGAGGAGCAGGAGCCAGAGGAGAACTTTCACACGGCGAGATACGGAAATCGCACCGAAGAGTTCTTCGGCGGAGCTACGATCGCGCCCGGAGGTCCGCCGTGAGGCTCACGAATATCGCCCTCGCGCTCTTCGTTCTCGCCCCCGCCCTGCCGCTCGGGGCGACCGAGGACTCCGGCATCGCGGCGCTGCTCGAGAAGCAGACCCAGGAGCTCTTCGATGCGGTCTCGGCGGGAGATGCGAAGGTCTGGGATAAGTACCTCGATCCGGACGTGCGGTACACCGACGAGAACGGAACCGTCTCGACGAAGAAGGAGATGGTCGAGGGCACGAAGCCGCTTCCGGCCGGCGTATCCGGAACGATCCGGGTCACCGATTTCCACGCCGCCGTCCATGGCGACGTCGCCGTGGCGACGCACGTCGAAGACGAGAACGAGGACTACCACGGCCACGCTCTCCGCTGCCAGTACCGGACGACCGACACATGGCGGAAGACTTCCGGCGGCTGGCGCCTCGTCGCCGGCCAGGTGCTCGCGCTAAGAACCGACCCGCCCTCCGTGCCGCTGTCCGAGGCCCGGCGCCGGGAGTATTCGGGCACGTACGGACTCGCGCCCGGAATCGATTACGAGATCCGCCCGAAAGGGGAAAGGCTCGAGGGACGGCAGACGGGCCGTCCCTGGGAGGAGATCCGCGCGGAGGCGCCCGACGTGCTCTTCGTCCCGGGCAAGCCGAGGTATCGGAAGATCTTCCGGCGCGATGCGGCGGGAAGGATCACGGGGTTCGCCGAACGGCGGGAGGCGTGGGACATCCTGTGGACGAAGAGGTGACGCCGCGGCGTGGGATCAGCCCGGAATGAACGCGTACAGGCGCGGGCGCCACAGCACCGAGAATGACCCCTTCGACCGCGCCTCCCGGCCGTAAGCGCTCGCGATCACCCCGTCACGCACGAGCTCGCGGGTGGTCGCTCCGAAGATCTCGTGCCAGACCTGGGTGAAGACTTCCTCGAACGAGAGGCCCGCTCGGATCGCGGTGAGCCCCGCGAGCTCGCGTCGGATCCCCGCCGCGTGGGACTCGAGCCAGGGGCGCATGACGTTTCGGCTCGTCGCCAGGAGCTTCTCGACCATCTCCCGGTCGGAATCGTCGAGGACGGGAACCGTCAGCCGGTACAGGCCCTTCCGGTCCGACGCGACGTACCCGATCTCCTCGAGGAGCGCCAGCAGCGGTCCGGGATCGTTCCCGGTGATGCCGGCGATCGTCCCGGCCGGGAGTGGTGATTTCCTCAGCGCGAAGAGGACGTCGGCGGCCGCGCGAAGCACGTTTCCTCCGAGGACGCCGTGGAACTTCTCCCCCATCTCCTCGGTGTCCCGAAGTCCCACGCGCTCCGCGGCGGATCGGACGGAAGGCGCGAGCTCGCCGGCGGAGAGAAACGCGAGGTCGGGAAAATTCATGCGCGGATCGCTCTCGGGATCGCCGAACGACGAGAACGAGAATGCCCGGGGCGCCGCGACGCCGGCTCCCTCCAGCGGATACGTCGAGCTCCCCCAGTAGAACTCGCGGTAGTCGCGGCCGGGGACGTCCTCGGAGGCCCAGAAGCTGTACCGGAAGTCCTTCCCTTCGACCAGCCGCGGCCGGCGGAGCCCCATCTCGCGCGTCAGAGCGAGACCGTCCCAGTTGAGGCTGAAGCCGGCGAGAAGCACGAAGGCGAGTTCGTCGCGCGGGACTCCCGTCGCGGGGTATCCGCGCAGGATGCGGTCGAATTCGCGCTTCCGTCCGCGGTAGGCCGCCGCGAGATCCGCCGCGGCGCGATCGGCGACCGCGTAAATCGCCTTCATGTCCTCCGCGGTGAAATACGCGAACCCGATCGCGAACCGATCTTCGTCCCGGCGCAGGAGCCCGACGCGCTGGAGATCCTCGACGGACGCGCCGCTTCCCTTCAGCAGCGCGTCGACCTCGACGGACGGAACGCTCCCCGATTCGAGCCGCCCGAGGAGCGCGCGAACGGCCGGCTTCTCGAAGTACGTCCGCGCGCGGTCGGAGTCCCGCGGAGGGATCGTGCCGGCGTATCCGGAGAGGAATTTCCGGTCGGACGCGGAGGCGACCGACGTCACGGTCGCCAGGAGGAGAAGGGCCCCCCCGCGCCGGGCCCCCTCGGGGATGCGGAATACGCTCATCTTTCGTCCTCCCGTCGCCGCTTCTCCGAAGAGACGAAAACCGCGGACGGATGTTCCCGGCAATTTGAACGAGCGTAGACTGACGGCGTGAAAGGGGGCATCGGCCTCGCTGCCGCGCTCGTTCTCGCCGCCTTCCCCGTGCTGGCCGACGATCCCGCGGGCCGTTTCCAGGAGACCGTCTCTTCCGAGAAGGTCGTCGTCGACGTCCACGTGATCGACTATGCCGGCAACCCTCTCACCGGCCTTTCCGCATCGGACTTCGCGCTGCGGGTGGACGGCTCGTCGGTTCCGGTCGAATCGGTCGAGTGGGTGTCGACGGCGGGAGCGCCCGTTCCGGCGCCGGGCTCCGCCGCCGAGGAGCCTCCCGGCGCCCGGCTCGGAGCCATTCCCGGACGGCTCATCGTGATCTTCTTCCAGACCGACTACGAGGAATCGCGGATCACCGGCCAGATGCGCATGATCCGCGAGGCCCACGCCTTCCTCGACACCTGTTCGCCGGACGACCGCATCGCGGTCCTGTCGTTCGATTCGCACCTGAAACTCCGCCAGGACTTCA
It contains:
- a CDS encoding nuclear transport factor 2 family protein, with translation MRLTNIALALFVLAPALPLGATEDSGIAALLEKQTQELFDAVSAGDAKVWDKYLDPDVRYTDENGTVSTKKEMVEGTKPLPAGVSGTIRVTDFHAAVHGDVAVATHVEDENEDYHGHALRCQYRTTDTWRKTSGGWRLVAGQVLALRTDPPSVPLSEARRREYSGTYGLAPGIDYEIRPKGERLEGRQTGRPWEEIRAEAPDVLFVPGKPRYRKIFRRDAAGRITGFAERREAWDILWTKR